The Amaranthus tricolor cultivar Red isolate AtriRed21 chromosome 6, ASM2621246v1, whole genome shotgun sequence genome has a segment encoding these proteins:
- the LOC130815824 gene encoding probable 3-hydroxyisobutyrate dehydrogenase-like 1, mitochondrial gives MLFLRLPNSFFLLTKHSITSPPTRVFSTTQNHAMSTTTEKITPSTTRVGWIGTGIMGRSMCAHILKAGYKLTVFNRTISKAQSLIDQGAHLANSPAEVASQSDVVFTIVGFPSDVKSVTDGVLSLLRPGGILVDMTTSDPTLAVEIETAAAAKSCSAVDAPVSGGYRGACNAALSIFAGGDHAVVNSLSPLFSLLGKTYYMGGPGKGQHAKLGNQIIIASTMVGVVEGMIYAHKAKLDLSLFLEAISKGAAGSKSLELHGVRILKRDLEAGFYVDHFVKDLGICLKECEKMGICLPGLGLAHQLYLSLKAHGEGGLGTQALVLALERLNNLSIASDSTS, from the coding sequence ATGTTGTTCTTACGCCTTCCAAACTCATTCTTTCTCCTTACCAAACACTCCATCACTTCTCCACCGACCCGAGTTTTTTCTACAACCCAAAACCACGCCATGTCAACAACCACCGAAAAAATAACCCCATCAACCACTCGAGTCGGCTGGATCGGAACCGGGATTATGGGCCGATCCATGTGCGCCCACATCCTCAAAGCCGGCTACAAACTCACTGTCTTCAATCGAACCATCTCTAAAGCCCAATCCCTAATCGACCAAGGAGCCCACCTTGCTAACTCCCCTGCCGAAGTCGCTTCCCAATCCGACGTCGTTTTCACCATCGTCGGGTTCCCATCTGATGTTAAGTCCGTCACCGACGGTGTACTCTCTCTCCTACGACCAGGAGGAATACTCGTGGACATGACCACATCTGATCCCACCCTTGCCGTCGAAATCGAAACTGCCGCCGCTGCTAAATCATGCTCCGCCGTTGATGCCCCCGTATCTGGTGGATACCGTGGAGCCTGCAACGCCGCACTGTCCATCTTCGCAGGTGGTGACCACGCAGTGGTAAACTCGCTATCACCTCTGTTTTCTCTATTGGGGAAAACCTACTATATGGGTGGGCCCGGGAAAGGGCAACACGCTAAATTGGGGAACCAAATCATCATAGCTTCAACAATGGTGGGAGTAGTGGAAGGTATGATTTACGCGCATAAGGCAAAACTTGATTTATCATTGTTTCTGGAGGCGATATCAAAAGGAGCAGCTGGATCAAAGAGTTTAGAATTGCATGGAGTGAGGATATTGAAAAGGGATTTAGAAGCAGGGTTTTATGTGGATCATTTTGTAAAGGATTTAGGGATTTGTTTAAAAGAGTGTGAAAAAATGGGGATATGTTTACCTGGGTTAGGATTAGCTCATCAATTGTATCTATCTTTGAAGGCACATGGAGAAGGAGGTTTAGGTACTCAAGCTCTTGTTTTGGCACTTGAGAGGCTTAATAATCTTTCTATAGCCTCCGACTCAACTTCTTAG